The DNA sequence CGCCGGGTACTTCGTCCACTCGTCCCTGCTGCCGCCACCGCCCGGCCTGCCGACGGTGCGCGCGTTCCAGGCGGCGCAGGCCGGACCCGCGCTGCGGTGGTTGCGGCACCTGCTGGGGTAGCGCGCCCGGGCCGGGTGGCGTTGGCTTGTCTTCCACGTCCGATCGACCTGAGGGTATGGTCTAGACCATGTCGAGTGCGCGGCTGAGCGGTGTCGGGGTCAGTTCCGGGCGGGCGTCCGGGCCGGTGGTCCGGGTCGCGGAACCCCTGGGGGAGCCCCCGGCCGGGCCCGCGCCGAGCGACCCGGCGGCCGAGGCCGCGCGGATCAGGCCGGCGGCGGACGTGGTCGTGGCCCGGTTGCACGAGCGGGCCGCGGCGGCGAGCGGTGACGCGAAGGACGTGCTGGAGACGACGGCGGCGATGGCGGCCGACCCCGCGCTGCTGTCCCAGGCCGAGAAGCTCGTGACGGCCGACGCCCTGCCCGCCGCACGGGCCGTGCACCAGGCCGCGGCCGGGTTCATCACCGCCCTCGAGGCGGCCGGCGGGTACATGGCCGAACGGGCCCGCGACGTGCGCGACGTGCGCGACCGGCTGGTCGCCGAGCTGCTCGGCGTGGCCGCGCCCGGCGTGCCGTCGCTGACCTCGCCGTCCGTGCTGGTGGCCCGCGACCTCGCGCCCGCCGACACCGCGGGCCTCGACCCGGCGAAGGTGCTCGCGCTGGTCACCGAGGAGGGCGGCCCCACCTCGCACACCGCGATCCTGGCCCGGTCGCTGGGCATCCCGGCCGTGGTCGCGTGCCGCGGCGTCCTGGACCTCGACGTGCCCGCCCTGCTGGTGGACGGCGACACCGGCGTGGTGCAGGCGTCCGACGGCACGGTCCGCGCGGCGCACGTCGCCGGGCGGGCCGAGTGGAACGGCGTCGGCGCGCTGCGCGACGGCTACCGGGTGAAGGTGCTCGGCAACGTCGGCTCGCCCGCCGACGCGGTCGCGGCGGCCGCCGGCGGCGCGGAGGGCGTCGGCCTGTTCCGCACCGAGTTCTGCTTCCTGTCCGCCGCGACCGAGCCGTCCGTGGCCGAGCAGCGCGCGGCGTACGCGGCGGTGCTCGCGCCGTTCGCGGGCAAGCCCGTGGTGGTCCGCACGCTGGACGCGGGCGCGGACAAGCCGCTGCCGTTCCTCGCGCCCGAGCCCGAGCCGAACCCGGCGCTGGGCGTGCGCGGCCTGCGCGTCGCCTTCGACCGCCCCGACGTGCTGGAACGCCAGCTCGAAGCGATCGCCCTGGCCGCCGCCGACACCGACGCCGAGGTGTCGGTGATGGCGCCCATGGTCGCCACCGCCGCCGAGGCCGCGTGGTTCGTCGAACGGGCGCGTGCCGCGGGCATCCGGCGGGCGGGCGTGATGATCGAGGTCCCGGCGGCGGCGCTGGTCGCCGCCGAGGTGCTGGCCGCGGTCGACTTCGTCTCCATCGGCACGAACGACCTGGCCCAGTACGTGTTCGCGGCGGACCGGCAGGTGGGCGCGGTGGCGGCGCTCAACGACCCGTGGCAGCCGGCGCTGCTGCGGCTGGTCAAGCTGGTCGGCGACGCGGGCACGGCCGCGGGCAAGCCGGTGGGCGTGTGCGGTGAATCCGCCGCCGACCCGCTGCTGGCGTGCGTGCTGACCGGGCTGGGCGTGACGAGCCTGTCGATGAACCACACGGCGCTGGCGGGCGTCGGCGCGAAGCTCGCCACGACCAGCTTCGACCTGTGCCAACTGGCGGCGCGCGGCGCGGTGGCGGCGGCCGACCCGGCATCAGCGAAGCTCGCCGCCCGCGCCCCGCACTAGGAAGCGAGCCCACGCCGCCGCGCCGAACCGCAGCACGGGGCCTTCGGCGTTCTTGGAGTCGCGCACACCCGTGATCTCGACGGTGTGCGCGACCTCGACGCACTCGCCGCCGTTTGGCCCGCTGTGGCTGCTCCTGCGCCAGTTCATCGCACTTCCTCCGCTCGCCGGGCGATCAGGGCGGCGCTGTCCTCCGGTGCGAGCGCGCGTGCGCCCAGATCGGCGAAGTCGGCGCCGAAGACCGCCAACTCCTCGGGCTTCTCCAGGAACCAACCCCCGAGCTGGTTCTCCAGGTACACCGCGCCGGGATCGCCCTCTTGGGGGAAGCCCAGCCACCTGAACGACCCGAGATGGCCCCGGTGGTCCGCAGCGCTGAAGGACATCACCTGAATGGTGATGTTAGGCATCGCGGCGAGCGTCCCCAAGTGGTCGAGCTGCTCGCGCATCAGCCTGGCGTCCCCGATGCGGCGGTGGAGCACCGCCTCGTCCAGGATCGCGTGCACGCGGACCGGGTCGTCGCGCCGAAGTGCCTCCTGGCGGCGGAGCCGGATTCCGGCCGCGTCGTCGTCGGCCAACATCGCCGTGGCGTAGGCCGTGGTCTGGAACAGTCCGGTGACGTAGCCCGCGTCCCAGCAGTGGATCTCGCTCGCCCCCGCTTCGAGTCCCACGTAGAGGGAGAACCAGCTGGGGATCGAGCGGTCACCGTCCCACCAGCCCTTCTCCCGCGAGAGGTCGCACACCTTCAGGTACCAGTCGATCCGCTCGGCCGGGACGCCGAGGAACGGCAGCATCACTTCGAGGTCCGGCCCGTTGACCGGCGTGCGCATGCTCTCCAAGTGCGTGATCTTGGTCGGGTTGCAGCGCAGGCGTCTCGCGACGTCGGCTTGTTTCAGTCCTGCGGCTTCCCTCAGCCGGCGGATCTCCTGGGCGAGCCAGCGCCGTCCCACGGTGGGGCTCAGCACGAGCGGATCGGTGTCCGTCACGGCCCTCCTTCTGCTCGTGGGCAGTCTCTCAGCCGACCGGGGCCACCTGATCGGGACTGGACGCCACAAGGTTAATTTGTAAGCCTTACGACCTGGCGAACCTGTACGTGTTGAGCGAAGTGCGCAACCCGGGCCGGACCTGGCAGTGGTGCGAGACGGTGGCGACCGAGGCGGTGGAGCCCGGCGCGACGGTCGAGGAGTCCGTCGCCGGGCTGCGGCCGTGGGCGTCGAGGCTGCTCCGCGGCGGCGAGCACCGGGACGGCTTCTACCACGCGTTCCTGGTCGAAGCTGACGAGGACGGCGAGTTCGACACCTACCACTCGACCCACGTCGAGGACCTCGTCTGGTTCTACGACTCCGAGTACGTCCTGGCGGGCTGACCCACGGCGGCCAGCAGGGCATTCCGGACCAGCCCGATCAACGGGTGGTCCTCGCTGCCCCGGCGCACGGCCGCGACCACGCGCCGCAGCGGCGCCGTGCCGCGGACCGGCACACCGCGCACGGCGTTGCGCGGCACCAGCGCCACGCCCGCGCCCGCCCGCACCAGCGCGCCGGTGGCCCGGAAGTCGTCGGACGTGTGCGTGATCCGCGGTGCGAACCCGGCCTGCTCGCAGGCGAGCTGCACGACGTCGCGCACCGGGTTGCCCGGCAGCGTCACCACCCAGTCGTCGTCCGCGAGGTCGGCCAGGTCGACCTCCGCCCGGCCGGCCAGCGGGTGCACCGGCGGCAGCAGCACGTCGAACGGCTCGGTGTAGAGCGGGAACCGGGTCAACCGCCGGTCGTCGGTGCGCAGCCGGTACTCCTCGGTGATCGCCAGGTCGATCTCGCCGTCGAGCAGCAGCGGCACGCTGGCGTGCCCCTCCACGTCGCGCACCCGCAGCGTCACGTCCGGCGCGGACACCCGCAGGGCGGCCAGCGCGGGCGCGACGACCTGCGTGATCGCCGACGCGAAGCTGCCCACCTCGACCCGGCCGGTGGCGCCGGAGCCGAACGCCGCCAGCGTCGCCTGCGCCCGCTCCAGCTCGGCGGCCACCGCGTTGGCGTGCCGGACCAGCAGCTCGCCCGCCGCCGTCAACGACACCCGCCGCCCGCGACGCCGCAGCAGCTCGTGCCCCACCTCCGACTCCAAGGCGGCCAACTGCTGCGACACCGCGGACGGCGTGAGGTGCAGCGCCTGGGCCGCCGCCGTCACGGTGCCGTGGTCGGCCAGCGCGCGCAGCACCCGCAGACGCCGTGGGTCTATCACGAGCCCATTGTCACGACGTGCACGCCGGTCGCGCGTGCGGTACCAAGGGCCATGCGCTCGCTCCGCACCACCGAATCGGTCATCGCCGGTGTCGGTCTGATCGTGCTGGTCGTGTTCGGCTTCGTCGTGCCCAGCGCCCGGGCGGGCGGGTTCGAGGTGAACGGCGTCGTGGTGATCCTCTCGATCCTGGTGACCGCGATCCTGCTCGTGTTCGCGGGCATCTGGGGCGGCAGCGGGAAGAGGTGAGACCTCACATCCGGTCGCGGGCGGCGATGAACGCGTCCACCGCGCGGTTCACGTCGTCGGTCGAGTGGGCCGCCGACATCTGCGTGCGGATGCGCGCCTTGCCGTGCGGCACGACCGGGTAGGAGAAGCCGATCACGTAGATGCCCTGCTCCAGCAGCAGGTCGGCCATCCGGGACGCCTCCGCCGCGTCGCCGATCATCACCGGGATGATCGGGTGCTCGCCGGGCAGCAGGTCGAAGCCCGCCTCGGTCATCCGGGACCGGAACAGCGCGGTGTTCTCGCGCAACCTGGTCAGCAGCTCGCCGGACGAGCTGAGCAGGTCCAGCGCGGCGATCGCGGCGGCCGTGATCGACGGCGCCAGGGAGTTGGAGAACAGGTAGGGCCGCGACCGCTGCCGCAGCATCTCCACGATCTCCGCGCGCCCGGACGTGTAGCCGCCGGACGCGCCGCCCAGCGCCTTGCCGAGCGTGCCGGTGACGACGTCCACCCGGTCCCGCACGCCGAACAGCTCGGGCGTGCCGCGGCCGGTCGGCCCGGTGAAGCCGACCGCGTGCGAGTCGTCCACCATGACCAGCGCGTCGTACCGCTCGGCCAGGTCGCAGATCTCGTCCAGCGGCGCGAGGTAGCCGTCCATGGAGAACACGCCGTCGGTGGCGATCAGCCGGTAGCGGGCGTCGGCGGCGTCCTTGAGCTGCCGCTCCAAGTCCTCCACGTCCCGGTTGCGGTAGCGGTAGCGGCGCGCCTTCGACAGCCGCACGCCGTCGATGATCGACGCGTGGTTCAGCTCGTCGGAGATGATCGCGTCCTCCGCGCCGAGCAGCGTCTCGAACAGGCCGCCGTTGGCGTCGAAGCACGAGCTGTACAGGATCGTGTCGTCGGTGCCCAGGAACTCCGAGAGCCGCCGCTCCAGCTCCTTGTGGGGTTCCTGCGTGCCGCAGATGAACCGCACCGAGGCCATGCCGAAGCCCCACCGGTCCAGCGCCTCGTGCGCGGCCTCGACCAGCCTGGGGTGGTCGGCCAGGCCCAAGTAGTTGTTGGCGCAGAAGTTGAGCACCTCCGCGCCCGAGCCGACCCGGACGGCCGCGTTCTGCGGCGTGCCGATCACCCGTTCGGCCTTGTAGAGGCCGGCCGCGCGGATCTCGTCCAGCCCGGCCCGCAGGTCCTCGCGCATCGCGCCGTACATCAGTGAGCTCCCGTCCAGTCGAGGATGACCTTGCCGCACTTGCCCTCGCGCGCCGTCGCGAACGCCTCGTCGAACGCCGTGTAGTCGAACCGGTGCGTGATCACCGGCGTGAGGTCCAGGCCGCGTTGCAGGAGCACCGACATCGAGTACCAGGTCTCGAACATCTCCCGGCCGTAGATGCCCTTGATGTGCAGCATCTTCAGCACGACGCTGCTCCAGTCGACGGCGAACTCCTCGGCGGGCAGCCCGAGCATGGCGATCCGGCCGCCGTGGGCCATGTTGCCGATCATCTCCTGCAGCGCGATCGGCTTGCCGGACATCTCCATGCCGACGTCGAAGCCCTCGGACATGCCCAGCTCGGACTGCGCCTCGGAGATGGTGCGCTCGGCGACGTTGAGCGCGAGGTCGACGCCGACCTCCCGGGCCAGCGCCAGCCGGTGCTCGCTGATGTCGGTGATGACGACGTTGCGCGCGCCCGCGTGCTTGGCCACCGCCGCCGCCATGATCCCGATCGGGCCCGCGCCGGTGATCAGCACGTCCTCGCCGATGACCGGGAACGACAGCGCGGTGTGCACGGCGTTGCCGAAGGGGTCGAAGACCGCCGCCACGTCCAGGTCGACGGGCGCGCGGTGCACCCAGGCGTTCTCCTCGGGCAGCACCACGTACTGCGCGAACGCGCCGTCGCTGTGCACGCCGAGGCCGCGCGTGTTGGCGCACAGGTGCCGCCGGCCCGCCTTGCAGTTGCGGCACGTGCCGCACACCAGGTGGCCCTCGCCGCTGACCAGGTCGCCGACCTCGACCCCGGTCACCGCGGCGCCGGTCTCCACCACCTCGCCGACGAACTCGTGCCCGAGCACGAGCGGCGCGTGGATGTTGTGCGCGGCCCACTCGTCCCACGAGTCGATGTGCAGGTCCGTGCCGCAGATGCCGGTCCGCAGCACGCGGACGACGACGTCACCGGGGCCGGGGGTGGGATCCGGGACGTCGGTCAACGACAGCCCCGGCCCGGCGGTCGCCTTGACCAGTGCCTTCATGCGGGCGAGTGTGCCCCCGGCCCGTTGTGCAGTCCATCAGGACTTTCTGAATTCACTCGTAAGTTCAGCTTCAGTGGCGATGTTGCGCGCCATGCCGCCGAACACCACGCCGTGGAACGGCCACACCAGCCACCAGTAGACGTGCCCGGCCAACCCGCGCGGGACGAACACCGCGCGTTGCCGGTAGGTCGACCCGCCGCCGTCCGCCGCCGCGACCCGCAGCTCCAACCAGGCCCGGCCGGGCACCCGCATCTCCGCGCGCAGCCGCAGCAGCCGCCCGCGGTCGAGCTCCTCCACCCGCCAGAAGTCCAGCGCCTCGCCGACGTGCAGCCGCCTCGGGTCACGCC is a window from the Saccharothrix saharensis genome containing:
- the ptsP gene encoding phosphoenolpyruvate--protein phosphotransferase codes for the protein MSSARLSGVGVSSGRASGPVVRVAEPLGEPPAGPAPSDPAAEAARIRPAADVVVARLHERAAAASGDAKDVLETTAAMAADPALLSQAEKLVTADALPAARAVHQAAAGFITALEAAGGYMAERARDVRDVRDRLVAELLGVAAPGVPSLTSPSVLVARDLAPADTAGLDPAKVLALVTEEGGPTSHTAILARSLGIPAVVACRGVLDLDVPALLVDGDTGVVQASDGTVRAAHVAGRAEWNGVGALRDGYRVKVLGNVGSPADAVAAAAGGAEGVGLFRTEFCFLSAATEPSVAEQRAAYAAVLAPFAGKPVVVRTLDAGADKPLPFLAPEPEPNPALGVRGLRVAFDRPDVLERQLEAIALAAADTDAEVSVMAPMVATAAEAAWFVERARAAGIRRAGVMIEVPAAALVAAEVLAAVDFVSIGTNDLAQYVFAADRQVGAVAALNDPWQPALLRLVKLVGDAGTAAGKPVGVCGESAADPLLACVLTGLGVTSLSMNHTALAGVGAKLATTSFDLCQLAARGAVAAADPASAKLAARAPH
- a CDS encoding DUF397 domain-containing protein; the protein is MNWRRSSHSGPNGGECVEVAHTVEITGVRDSKNAEGPVLRFGAAAWARFLVRGAGGELR
- a CDS encoding helix-turn-helix domain-containing protein produces the protein MTDTDPLVLSPTVGRRWLAQEIRRLREAAGLKQADVARRLRCNPTKITHLESMRTPVNGPDLEVMLPFLGVPAERIDWYLKVCDLSREKGWWDGDRSIPSWFSLYVGLEAGASEIHCWDAGYVTGLFQTTAYATAMLADDDAAGIRLRRQEALRRDDPVRVHAILDEAVLHRRIGDARLMREQLDHLGTLAAMPNITIQVMSFSAADHRGHLGSFRWLGFPQEGDPGAVYLENQLGGWFLEKPEELAVFGADFADLGARALAPEDSAALIARRAEEVR
- a CDS encoding LysR family transcriptional regulator; amino-acid sequence: MIDPRRLRVLRALADHGTVTAAAQALHLTPSAVSQQLAALESEVGHELLRRRGRRVSLTAAGELLVRHANAVAAELERAQATLAAFGSGATGRVEVGSFASAITQVVAPALAALRVSAPDVTLRVRDVEGHASVPLLLDGEIDLAITEEYRLRTDDRRLTRFPLYTEPFDVLLPPVHPLAGRAEVDLADLADDDWVVTLPGNPVRDVVQLACEQAGFAPRITHTSDDFRATGALVRAGAGVALVPRNAVRGVPVRGTAPLRRVVAAVRRGSEDHPLIGLVRNALLAAVGQPARTYSES
- a CDS encoding glycine C-acetyltransferase, encoding MYGAMREDLRAGLDEIRAAGLYKAERVIGTPQNAAVRVGSGAEVLNFCANNYLGLADHPRLVEAAHEALDRWGFGMASVRFICGTQEPHKELERRLSEFLGTDDTILYSSCFDANGGLFETLLGAEDAIISDELNHASIIDGVRLSKARRYRYRNRDVEDLERQLKDAADARYRLIATDGVFSMDGYLAPLDEICDLAERYDALVMVDDSHAVGFTGPTGRGTPELFGVRDRVDVVTGTLGKALGGASGGYTSGRAEIVEMLRQRSRPYLFSNSLAPSITAAAIAALDLLSSSGELLTRLRENTALFRSRMTEAGFDLLPGEHPIIPVMIGDAAEASRMADLLLEQGIYVIGFSYPVVPHGKARIRTQMSAAHSTDDVNRAVDAFIAARDRM
- the tdh gene encoding L-threonine 3-dehydrogenase → MKALVKATAGPGLSLTDVPDPTPGPGDVVVRVLRTGICGTDLHIDSWDEWAAHNIHAPLVLGHEFVGEVVETGAAVTGVEVGDLVSGEGHLVCGTCRNCKAGRRHLCANTRGLGVHSDGAFAQYVVLPEENAWVHRAPVDLDVAAVFDPFGNAVHTALSFPVIGEDVLITGAGPIGIMAAAVAKHAGARNVVITDISEHRLALAREVGVDLALNVAERTISEAQSELGMSEGFDVGMEMSGKPIALQEMIGNMAHGGRIAMLGLPAEEFAVDWSSVVLKMLHIKGIYGREMFETWYSMSVLLQRGLDLTPVITHRFDYTAFDEAFATAREGKCGKVILDWTGAH